The genomic stretch ACACTCTgattttggatatttaaattactattggGTAAATACCCAATTTACCTGCCCTACATCACCACCAATATCTTATGGCAGATCTATAGTGGTTTAGATCTGGTGCAATAAATACGTTTTAACCTAGATTCACTTCCCCTGATCATCTACATGCTGTGAGTATATACTTAACTCGCTCAGTCATTTTTTTGAGGTGCAACCCTCCATGTAGTTTATAAGGGTATGGTGTATTTTATCTGTCTACAAGTAAATACTCGTCCTTCACAGTGTTAGAAGTATAATCCCTCCAAATTTCTCTTTTGAGTTAAAGATACAGCAACCACCTTAAGAGATTGAAAGACCAACCATTGTAAAGCATCTGTCTTCTTACCATCATGTTTTCAGAACGTGTGTTCATCATGTTTTTGTTTGTACTATTGTACTTCCATCAGCCATGATAATCACCTTATTAGCATATCCCTGAGAAAACACAGGGATCTGTTTAGAATTGACAGTTTAGTTCCAGTTCTCATAAACGGGTGTCTGAatatcaatttcaatttatactgtaacatacaaatttgataaatttcCTGCCAGTATAAACGTAGTTTTAAACATGAGTAATGGCTGTGCTAATTTTAgcatattgataaaaatgttaatgagtgatttatatattttggtgTAGTAATGAGATACTAACTGACTGTGATTGTTACAGATGATTCTGAGCCAACACTACGACAAACACCCGATCATTATATTGAAGGATGTAAAGTTCGACGAGCTAAAGGCGATGTTGGACTACATGTACCGGGGGGAGGTGAACATCTCACAGGAACAGCTGTCTACGTTTCTCAAGGCAGCCGAGTCACTACAGATCAAGGGATTGACGGACACAGGCGGTGACGAGGGGAGTGGACTTGTACCAAATCGCCCTCCGTCCAGTAGCTCAACGGCTTCGGTCCCCAATGACGACCCACCTAGTCCGGCTCAGGGTGATGGGGGTTCACCTGGGCCACGGAAACGTAAGCGAGTGAGGCATGATGAACCGCCTGATTGTGAGATGAAACCAGTGACAGGTGACTCTGATCGGTTGGCGCAGAGTGCCGGAAATAGTGGATCGCCCGGGAGTGCTAGTGCCGGACGTAATGTGGGGCTCGGGAGTGTGAAACGTGAACCAACAGAGGAAGGGGAGGGACAGGCGGGAGTGGGGGAAGAAGTTGGGGAGAGTGGCATGATGGCGAGACCAGGACCGTCAAACGGTGGTGGCACCAACAATAAAGGTAggcttttttaacaaaatttcaaacccagacaatattttattttattattatttaactcagcaacaaattagaaatacaaagtttaatcACACAGCTCTGTCTGAGCATCAGTCTACAAAATCATTGTGGAATAGTGTAAAAGACATCAGCATTGAAAAATCTCAAGATTGCACTCCTTTACCCTTtgatttaaacacaataaatgaTTACTTTGTGAATTCTCTATTGATCTATCTGGAGCTTGTTACGACTATACTTCCGAGCTTGAGCTGCTCCTCATCGTGGCCAGTTTTCTTTCATTCCCGTGAATGAGGCTGACGTGCTGGCTGTGATTATGAGGATGACCAGCATTGTAGTCAGGCCAACAACATTTCTTTGTGTTTCCTAAAAGATACTTTGTAAGTTACTTTGCTTGTTTTAGTTAGGATCTTTAAATCAATCTGTACATTCTTCCTTGTTTCTTGATTACAAGGAAATCCATCATAGTCTGTTCTCTGAAACAGCCACCTAACCCCCAGACTGCCTCTACCTTTCTAAATGTCTTAAAAGAATGGTCTATCAGCATTCCACCAAAGAGTTTCCCCTCACTAACCCCACTGTACTTCATAGCCAGTTTCCACTACTTACAGAAGTGAGAGAAGAAAATGGCGGACGGCAGTCATTGAAACCTAATCTATAATCTTACAAATGTAATGTATTcgctaaataaaaacaatctaagGGCTGGAAcattatataaccaaataaaaatgtatcgttTATAATTACACTGCCAGCAGCTGGAACCACAGTAAACCATAAAAGTCACAATATCATAGCCGGTTATTTTCAGCAGCAGATTTGAAAATCATAACAAAGATTCACAAATTTGCAGTAGATGGTACAAACTTTTAAGTTTTccacaaaaatacaaaactgctGCAGGTTGACACATATACCTAGTAAAAGTACACAATATACACTACATTGTTTTTTCTGAGGGAAAGAGACggttgtcccc from Homalodisca vitripennis isolate AUS2020 chromosome 2, UT_GWSS_2.1, whole genome shotgun sequence encodes the following:
- the LOC124356067 gene encoding longitudinals lacking protein, isoforms A/B/D/L-like isoform X3; protein product: MATEHFCLRWNNHQSTLVSVFDNLLESGTLVDCTLAADGRYLKAHKVVLSACSPYLGMILSQHYDKHPIIILKDVKFDELKAMLDYMYRGEVNISQEQLSTFLKAAESLQIKGLTDTGGDEGSGLVPNRPPSSSSTASVPNDDPPSPAQGDGGSPGPRKRKRVRHDEPPDCEMKPVTGDSDRLAQSAGNSGSPGSASAGRNVGLGSVKREPTEEGEGQAGVGEEVGESGMMARPGPSNGGGTNNKGSPWILSADSTGDEMQLTAGQGAAVNAQDLQNAADWLVPLIQMASPLTPQDKSAEKKYSCAACGKSYQLASSLYTHEKYQCGKEPQFNCPYCPHKTKLKGNLKAHIGFKHANMPRPF